The Halomonas sp. 'Soap Lake #6' genomic sequence TTAAACGCCTGCACCAGCGGTTTAGGCAGTGCCAGGCCGCTGGTTTCGATCAGGATATGGTCGATATCATTACGCCGGGCGACCAGCTTTTTCATTACCGGCAGAAACTCCTCTTCCACCGTGCAGCAGATGCAGCCGTTGGCCAGCTCATAGATGCTGCCATCTTCACCGTCTAGCTGCTCGCCTTCGCTGCCCGGCTCGCTGCCTGGCTCACAACCCAGCGCGCAGCTACGCAGCAGGCTGGAGTCGATATCCTGCTCGCCGAACTCATTAACAATCACGGCGATCCGCTTGCCGGTCACCTGGCGCAGAATATTGGCCAGCAGCGTGGTTTTACCGCTGCCCAGAAAACCGGTAACGACCGTGGCAGGAATCTTATTTAATTTCACATTATTGGGTTGCATGCGTTAATGCCTCACTGAGAAGTTGTTGTTTGGCGTGCGCCTGGGTTGATGAAAAAGGAGCTGATGACAACGGATCTGATAAAAACAAGCGGGCCACTGCGTCAGGGTTGTTAGGGAAAAATAGATGTAAATAGGTCGCCGTCAGGCGCTTTTGACGGTAAATCGCTTCCCCCGGTGCGGGGTGGCGCTGGCGACGGCCGTGAGCAATTGGCTCAGGCGTTCCCTCCGCCATGGAGCGGTGGTGGGCATGGCCGCGCACCGGCCCTTCCGGCAGCTCGGCGGTTTGCATCCCCTGGCAGCCCCGGCGACCACGCATGGCGCCCTGCCCTGGCAGCAGGCCCAACATGGTATGGGCCACATCGTCATAGCCGGTGAGGCTTTCCAGGCAGTACAGCAGGCCTCCGCACTCGGCTAGGATGGGTTTATCGGCGTTAAAGAACGCCTGAATGGCCTCGCGCATGGCGCTGTTATCCGCAAGGGTTTCGGCGTGCAACTCCGGGTAGCCTCCCGGCAGCCACAGGGCATCGCATTCGGGCAGGTTGCTATCCGTTAGCGGCGAGAAGAAACGCAGCGTGGCGCCCATCTGCTCTAACAGATCCAAATTGGCCTGATAGATAAAGCTAAAGGCAGCGTCGCTTGCCACGCCAATGGTGTGGCCTTTAAGCGCCGACTTAACGCTGGCCAGTTTCTCTTGAGGTGCGCTAAAGGCCACCGGTGGCAGTGCGGCGAGGGCTTCCAGCAATCCTGCCGCTTCCAGTGCTTTGGCGCCCGCTTCAAAGCGTGCTTCAAGATCCTCACGAATCTCTGCTGCCTGCACCAGCCCCAGATGGCGCTCGGGGAGCGATAAAGAAGGATCGCGTGGTACGGCGGCTAGCAATGGAATCGCTGGCGGTAGCGCGTCTTCAATCAGTTCACGATGGCGCGCCGAGCCGCAGGCGTTGGCGATAAGCCCGGCGATATGGATATCATCCCTAAAGCTGGCCAGCCCCGAGACCAGCGCTGCGGCGGTTTGAGCCATGCCTTTTACGTCCATGACGATAGCCAGGGGAATGCCAAACAGCGCCGCCAAATCCGCGCTGGAGGGCTCACCATCGAACAGCCCCATGGCACCCTCGACCAGAATCAAGTCCGCTTCACAGGCGGCGTCATAAAAGCGCTGACGGCAGTAGGCTTCCCCGGCCATCCATAGATCCAGCTGATCCACCGGCTGGCCGGAGGCCTGGGCGAGGATCTGCGGGTCTAGATAGTCCGGGCCGGTTTTAAACACCCGCACCACTTTGCCCTGATTGCGCAGCAGCCGCGCCAGCCCTGCCGTGACGGTGGTTTTGCCCTGGCCCGAGGCAGGGGCGGCGATAAACAGTGCGAGGCAGCTTGCGGTAGGTGCGCTCATCAGTATTCGATCCCCAGCTGCGCTTTGACGCCACCGCGAAAGGCGTGGCGTTCATCCTGAACAGTGCTGATGGTATCGGCGATCTCCTGAAGCGGCTGCGCCATAGTGCGGCCGGTAATGATCACATTTTGATGGGCGGGGCGGCGCTTAAGCGCTTCAACCACCGGTTCGGGGTCGAGATAGCCGTACTTAAACATGTAGCTCATCTCATCCAACACGATCAGATGGTAATCGGGGTTCTCTAACAGCTCTTTGGCCACTGACCAGGCAGCCTGGGCGGCCTCAATATCGCGCTCACGGTCCTGAGTTTCCCAGGTAAAGCCATGGCCCATAATGTGCCAATCGAGCTTGGGATGATCGCGGAAGAACAGGTACTCGCCGGTTTCGCGACGGCCCTTAATAAACTGAATCACCGCGCACTGCTGGTCGTGGCCCAGCGAGCGCGCCATGGTGCCAAAGGCGGAGCTGCTTTTGCCCTTGCCGTTACCTTTGAGCAGTATCAATACGCCTCGCTCTTCGGTGGCGCGGCTAATCCGTTCATCGACCACCTCTTTTTTGCGCTGCATGCGGTTTAGATGGCTAGCGTCGCTCATGGGGTTTCCCGTTAGTAGTTCAAAGAGGGTTTATAAAAGAAGGGCTTATAAAAGATGGCTTTATAAAAGAATACTTTGCAAAATCAGCTGGCCAGTAGCGAGCCCCCAACTGCTGGGCAATACGTGCGCCCTGGCCACGTTTGACCTTAGAGTGTTCGGTATCGATTAACAGACACTCGCCCAGCGGCGCAAGATCGTCAACGGACTCCCGACTGCGGCCATCGGTAATCAGATAGGTGCGCACCTGCAGGCCTGGCTCCCGCTGCTGCCATTGGCGAATAAGCCGCTTGGCTTCGACAATCGCTTCCCGCAGGGGTGTTCCTCCGCCGCCTTGGGCACTGTCGAGGGTGCTGCGCACGTGTTTAGGTGCACGACGGCGGGAGAGTATCGGCACCACCCCGCCATTACCAAACCCCAGCACCGCCACCTGCTCCCGAGCTGCATAGGCTTGGGTCACCAGCGATTCAACCAGCCCTTTCGCCTGACCTAACAGGCGCTGCCCCAGGGTCGAGCCGGAGGTATCCAGCAGCACCAGATGCGCAGTGGCCTGCCCCGCCCGGGATTTGCGCATTTTCAACTGTCGCCAGGGCCACTGGCCGCGATTGGCGATAATGGTCGCAAAGCCGTCCAGCCGCGACGTCGCCACCTGGGATCGCCCCTGGCCCAACGCCCCGCCTCTACCCGCGCTCGCAGCGGTATCGGTGCGTTTAGCCCGCTGAACAAGGGCTTCGCTATCGGGCAGTGTTACCGCTGGCTGGCTAATCGACGCTTGATCCATGGGAGGCATGGCGCCCCACTGGCCCTGTTCACCACGCTGATGGGGTGACCCGCCGGTGGGCGCGTTATTAGCTGACGACGAACCGCCCTCGCCATTTGAAGGCGCTTGATTAGGCGGGGATGACGGCGGACTTTGCTCAGGGGACTGGGTACGCCGATGCGCCAGTACCCAGGGCTCAACGGTGTCGATATCCTGCTGCTCCACGCTAGCCACGCCACGCCAGGCGGCATGGGCCTGGGCGGCGCGGTGCCAGGTAACGTCGGCGCGCAGGCCTTCAACCCCGGCGGCTTCACAGCGGTTGGCAATGGTTCGATACACCCAGGGGTCGGTGGTGATCTCCTTGAGCAAACGCTGGGCTTTAGCAATACGCTCGGTCAGGGCGGCCTGGGCAGACTCAAAGTGTTGCAGCGTACCAGTAGGGTCGCGGTCAAAAGCCTCCCGCTGCTGCACGATGGCAATGCGCTCGTCGATGCTTATGGCGCCTTCCTGCTCAAGGCAGAGACCGAAGCGGTCGAGCAGTTGAGGGCGCAGCTCGCCTTCATCCGGGTTCATGGTGCCGATCAGGCTAAAGCGCGCCGGGTGGGAGTGGCTAATGCCATCGCGCTCAACGATATTGGTGCCACTGGCGGCCACGTCCAGCAGCAGATCAACCAGGGTATCCGGCAGCAGATTGACCTCATCCACATAGAGCACCCCGCCGTCAGCTTTAGCCAGCAGCCCGGCATGAAAGGTGGCTTCGCCATCAGCCAGTACCTTCTGCAGATCCAGACTGCCGACCAGCCTGTCTTCGCTGGCGCCCAGCGGCAGAGTGACAAAAGGGGCACGCTGCCCGTCGCCATCGCTGGGCAGAATGGCGGCCAACGCCCGGGCTAAGGTGGATTTAGCGCTGCCTCTTGGCCCACTAATCAACACCCCGCCAATGCGCGGATTAATGGCGTTCAGAAGCAGCGCGGTTTTTAGCGCTTCCTGGCCAACC encodes the following:
- a CDS encoding cobyrinate a,c-diamide synthase, whose amino-acid sequence is MSAPTASCLALFIAAPASGQGKTTVTAGLARLLRNQGKVVRVFKTGPDYLDPQILAQASGQPVDQLDLWMAGEAYCRQRFYDAACEADLILVEGAMGLFDGEPSSADLAALFGIPLAIVMDVKGMAQTAAALVSGLASFRDDIHIAGLIANACGSARHRELIEDALPPAIPLLAAVPRDPSLSLPERHLGLVQAAEIREDLEARFEAGAKALEAAGLLEALAALPPVAFSAPQEKLASVKSALKGHTIGVASDAAFSFIYQANLDLLEQMGATLRFFSPLTDSNLPECDALWLPGGYPELHAETLADNSAMREAIQAFFNADKPILAECGGLLYCLESLTGYDDVAHTMLGLLPGQGAMRGRRGCQGMQTAELPEGPVRGHAHHRSMAEGTPEPIAHGRRQRHPAPGEAIYRQKRLTATYLHLFFPNNPDAVARLFLSDPLSSAPFSSTQAHAKQQLLSEALTHATQ
- the cobO gene encoding cob(I)yrinic acid a,c-diamide adenosyltransferase, which produces MSDASHLNRMQRKKEVVDERISRATEERGVLILLKGNGKGKSSSAFGTMARSLGHDQQCAVIQFIKGRRETGEYLFFRDHPKLDWHIMGHGFTWETQDRERDIEAAQAAWSVAKELLENPDYHLIVLDEMSYMFKYGYLDPEPVVEALKRRPAHQNVIITGRTMAQPLQEIADTISTVQDERHAFRGGVKAQLGIEY
- a CDS encoding AAA family ATPase; amino-acid sequence: MSEFPFAAVVGQEALKTALLLNAINPRIGGVLISGPRGSAKSTLARALAAILPSDGDGQRAPFVTLPLGASEDRLVGSLDLQKVLADGEATFHAGLLAKADGGVLYVDEVNLLPDTLVDLLLDVAASGTNIVERDGISHSHPARFSLIGTMNPDEGELRPQLLDRFGLCLEQEGAISIDERIAIVQQREAFDRDPTGTLQHFESAQAALTERIAKAQRLLKEITTDPWVYRTIANRCEAAGVEGLRADVTWHRAAQAHAAWRGVASVEQQDIDTVEPWVLAHRRTQSPEQSPPSSPPNQAPSNGEGGSSSANNAPTGGSPHQRGEQGQWGAMPPMDQASISQPAVTLPDSEALVQRAKRTDTAASAGRGGALGQGRSQVATSRLDGFATIIANRGQWPWRQLKMRKSRAGQATAHLVLLDTSGSTLGQRLLGQAKGLVESLVTQAYAAREQVAVLGFGNGGVVPILSRRRAPKHVRSTLDSAQGGGGTPLREAIVEAKRLIRQWQQREPGLQVRTYLITDGRSRESVDDLAPLGECLLIDTEHSKVKRGQGARIAQQLGARYWPADFAKYSFIKPSFISPSFINPL